One region of Jatrophihabitans cynanchi genomic DNA includes:
- a CDS encoding DUF4255 domain-containing protein, protein MFIRIVDEGLERFLRAQVPLPEDAADVSFEIPSSNWSAALSRVTVNLFLFDVTRSSQPHRAAVRRVDETGKAERRAPQPMVELDYLVSAWAGNPRDEHQLLGSVLSRIAGLDTLPPEYLPKPLSSSVHLTFVEDERHRARDIWNGAGGTLKAGFAMQVTVAADTFGWTPEPAAVTSIEGAARAGNGAKPG, encoded by the coding sequence GTGTTCATCCGGATCGTCGACGAAGGGCTGGAGCGGTTCCTGCGCGCCCAGGTGCCGTTGCCCGAGGACGCCGCCGACGTGAGCTTCGAGATCCCGTCGAGCAACTGGTCCGCCGCGTTGTCCAGGGTCACGGTCAACCTGTTCCTGTTCGACGTCACCCGCAGTTCCCAGCCGCACCGGGCCGCCGTCCGCCGGGTGGACGAGACCGGCAAGGCCGAGCGGCGCGCACCGCAGCCTATGGTCGAACTCGATTACCTGGTCAGCGCCTGGGCCGGGAACCCGCGCGACGAGCACCAGTTGCTCGGGTCGGTCCTGAGCCGTATCGCCGGCCTCGACACGCTGCCGCCGGAGTACCTGCCCAAGCCGTTGTCGTCCTCGGTCCACCTCACCTTCGTCGAGGACGAACGGCACCGCGCGCGGGACATCTGGAACGGCGCGGGCGGCACGCTCAAGGCCGGGTTCGCGATGCAGGTGACGGTCGCGGCGGACACCTTCGGCTGGACGCCCGAACCGGCCGCCGTCACCAGCATCGAAGGCGCCGCAAGGGCCGGCAACGGGGCCAAACCGGGCTAG
- a CDS encoding carboxypeptidase-like regulatory domain-containing protein: MRVATDTRHLEVEPGDSTSVVVEVVNTDDIIDGVSAHIIGLPDNYVSASPAMLPLFPDTAGKVTLGLAVPTSHPAGRHPLTVQVISHGTTKPPSYVDIDLDVAARPGMRMTVRPKLVRARRSGRFVLEIANHGNVPLDVTMSAYDPDRGVEVTFTPERRRLEPGVVAPVLVDVRGPRMFTGAEIDRTVVLGASGRVITAPTAAARLPDERSFAALADDQPTAAIPRITDDQFPRVNGDQTPESAAEIVLNRETTVQLRQRPLISRGLLTVLILVSIVAVWAAIFLLGLGKVFASDPMTKQAPASFFASLNSPGGAAGSGGGPGGSGGSGSAGGSGGAAGSGGAAAAPAGALTKSGQLPPGMGGAISGTITAANDQQPVGRILVQAYRMGSKGLVQMSSAASQADGTYTLAGLFPTDYYIQFSASGYVPQWYPASPTQAGAQSVTAVAQGSTSNINASIVGEPATISGKVDPGDTLTPVVTTVTARPLLGKQTGQPIATTKTAGGAYTLPALPAPGSYQLTFTTAGYESSTLVDSVGGGDKRLEPTVVLGASTGQISGLVSDGTTPLGGASVSTTVNGSPLTVLTPTTGQVGAYVLANLPTPATYVITVSSAGHGTSTRIVDLAAGQSSPAFNFRLTSGTGTVSGKVVGPDGQPLGGATVTVGGAVNSSGGNPTATTLTSGSPGTFAINGLTAPGSYTLTASIDGYAPTSVPVTLADNGAAQSVTIRLFAKLGSIAGTIRSNAGTFAGATITATNGQQSWTTTSNSSDGGYRLADLQPGSYSVTVTAPGKDQQTALVTVVAGRTVTQNLKLGG, from the coding sequence ATGCGCGTTGCCACCGACACTCGCCACCTCGAGGTCGAACCGGGCGACAGTACATCGGTTGTCGTCGAGGTCGTCAACACCGACGACATCATCGACGGCGTCAGCGCCCACATCATCGGGCTCCCCGACAACTACGTCTCGGCCAGCCCGGCGATGCTCCCGCTGTTCCCCGACACGGCCGGGAAGGTGACCCTCGGCCTGGCCGTGCCGACCTCGCACCCGGCCGGGCGCCATCCCCTGACGGTGCAGGTCATCTCGCACGGCACGACGAAACCGCCGTCCTACGTCGACATCGACCTCGACGTGGCCGCCCGCCCGGGCATGCGGATGACCGTGCGCCCGAAGCTGGTGCGGGCCCGCCGGTCAGGGCGCTTCGTCCTGGAGATCGCGAACCACGGCAACGTCCCGCTCGACGTGACGATGAGCGCGTACGACCCCGACCGCGGCGTCGAGGTCACCTTCACCCCGGAGCGGCGCCGCCTCGAGCCCGGCGTGGTGGCGCCGGTACTCGTCGACGTGCGTGGGCCCCGGATGTTCACCGGTGCCGAGATCGACCGCACGGTCGTGCTCGGAGCGAGCGGGCGCGTCATCACCGCGCCGACTGCGGCCGCGCGGCTTCCGGACGAGCGCAGCTTCGCGGCGCTCGCGGACGACCAGCCGACGGCCGCGATCCCGCGGATCACTGATGACCAGTTCCCGCGGGTCAACGGTGACCAGACGCCCGAGAGCGCCGCCGAGATCGTGCTCAACCGCGAGACGACGGTGCAGTTGCGGCAGCGGCCGCTGATCAGCCGGGGCCTGCTCACCGTGCTGATCCTGGTAAGCATCGTCGCGGTGTGGGCAGCCATCTTCCTGCTCGGGCTGGGAAAGGTGTTCGCCTCCGACCCGATGACCAAGCAGGCGCCCGCCTCGTTCTTCGCCAGCTTGAACAGCCCCGGCGGCGCCGCCGGATCCGGCGGTGGGCCCGGCGGGTCCGGTGGCTCTGGTAGCGCTGGTGGTTCCGGTGGGGCCGCAGGTTCAGGTGGCGCGGCGGCAGCGCCCGCCGGCGCACTCACCAAGAGCGGGCAGTTGCCCCCCGGGATGGGGGGCGCGATCAGCGGGACGATCACCGCGGCGAACGACCAACAGCCGGTGGGGCGGATCCTGGTCCAGGCCTACCGGATGGGGAGCAAGGGCCTCGTCCAGATGAGTTCGGCGGCGAGCCAGGCCGACGGCACCTACACGCTGGCCGGCCTGTTCCCCACCGACTACTACATCCAGTTCAGCGCGAGCGGCTACGTCCCGCAGTGGTACCCGGCCAGCCCGACCCAGGCGGGTGCCCAGAGCGTCACGGCAGTCGCGCAGGGGTCCACGTCGAACATCAACGCCAGCATCGTGGGCGAGCCGGCCACCATCTCCGGCAAGGTCGACCCGGGCGACACCCTCACGCCGGTGGTCACCACGGTCACCGCGCGGCCGCTGCTCGGCAAGCAGACCGGACAGCCCATCGCCACCACCAAGACCGCCGGCGGCGCGTACACGCTGCCCGCGCTCCCGGCCCCGGGCAGCTACCAGCTCACCTTCACCACGGCCGGTTACGAGTCGAGCACGCTGGTCGACTCGGTCGGCGGCGGCGACAAGCGCCTCGAGCCCACGGTCGTGCTCGGCGCGAGCACCGGGCAGATCAGCGGCCTGGTCAGCGACGGGACGACACCACTCGGCGGCGCGAGCGTGAGCACGACCGTGAACGGCAGCCCGTTGACTGTGCTGACCCCGACGACCGGTCAGGTGGGCGCCTACGTCCTGGCCAACCTGCCCACACCGGCCACCTACGTGATCACCGTGTCCAGCGCCGGCCACGGCACGAGCACCCGCATCGTCGACCTCGCCGCCGGGCAGAGCAGTCCGGCGTTCAACTTCAGACTGACAAGCGGCACCGGCACCGTGTCCGGCAAGGTGGTCGGGCCGGACGGGCAGCCACTGGGCGGCGCCACGGTCACCGTCGGCGGTGCGGTGAACTCCAGCGGGGGCAACCCGACGGCCACCACGCTCACCTCTGGAAGTCCGGGCACGTTCGCGATCAACGGGCTCACCGCACCCGGCTCGTACACGCTCACCGCCTCGATCGACGGGTACGCGCCGACGAGCGTGCCGGTAACCCTCGCGGACAACGGTGCGGCGCAGAGCGTCACGATCCGGCTGTTCGCCAAGCTGGGCAGCATCGCCGGCACGATCCGGAGCAACGCCGGAACGTTCGCCGGCGCGACGATCACGGCGACCAACGGTCAACAGAGTTGGACCACGACCTCGAACAGTTCCGACGGTGGCTATCGGCTGGCCGACCTGCAGCCGGGCAGCTACAGCGTCACCGTCACCGCCCCGGGCAAGGATCAGCAGACTGCGCTGGTCACCGTGGTCGCCGGGCGCACCGTCACGCAGAACCTGAAGCTGGGGGGCTGA
- a CDS encoding carboxypeptidase regulatory-like domain-containing protein — MRVDVSPLQADLQPNVSQLITVTISNTATIIAGYAIRVLGADPGWVQLDTDEIALFPDETRVLTIMVDVPRGIPAGARRIAVQVRELTPPYESKVTEIDLTVPPNPVVQLRVDPMAITAGKRATFSLLVENTGNTAIRGFLAGDDPENQVRFDFEPAHVSLAPGQHSVLDMRASAKRHFLGTPTVRSLSVYLDEIAPDAFLEPPPAQPASGEEREPLAGATFIQKSVMSRSALSLLGLLFAATVFAVVITIALSRLVAQSTADRNLALQVAAAKNNAATTGQSGVSGVVSLLTSGKPVAGVTASVFATSDTTTPVATTATNAKGAYSVTDLPAGKYLLSFRGAGFVQIWYPGAVNAADATTITLAAGQVQGGLNVSLGGVPASISGTVVGDDVSAATLFLETLPGGATTDAAAGRPLGTAPVPVTPPDNGGAVVQRVPIGSDGSFSLANVPSPSVYELVVVKTGYATSTQRIDVGAGETRTGVHLTLSKGDGLISGTITSQDGPLADVTVTATAGQQTASTVSLTGAHAGTFTLRQLPTPATFTLVASAAGFASQTVTLSLGSGQKLAGVSITLNKSSASLHGVVSLLPRNERAAGVGVTVTDGQLTVQTATESKGNIGSWVVGGLAVPGTYTVTFARSDLQSQTVSVSLDAAGNLTPGSLGAQITSSGIAVSMTPATATVWGQISQPGGGHVCDTSTNALGEATISLSSGASTYSVTSASVAPNCGMYRIEQIPPGTYTLAVSAGSGTSPSAQVITLVAGQSLHRNVPLAPPASMSGTVVGCTTGPCLNWTVFLYRQADYPTTLAATTQTDGATGRFEFDNLEAGTYIVAVGSTGDPANATTTEQVTVEPSKPHDGVVITVTS; from the coding sequence GTGCGCGTCGACGTGTCCCCGCTGCAGGCCGACCTGCAGCCCAACGTCTCCCAGCTGATCACGGTGACGATCTCCAACACCGCGACGATCATCGCCGGCTACGCGATCCGCGTGCTCGGCGCCGACCCCGGTTGGGTGCAGCTGGACACCGACGAGATCGCGCTGTTCCCGGACGAGACGCGTGTGCTGACCATCATGGTCGACGTACCGCGTGGCATCCCGGCCGGGGCGCGGCGGATCGCGGTCCAGGTCCGCGAGCTGACCCCGCCGTACGAGAGCAAGGTCACCGAGATCGACCTGACCGTGCCGCCGAATCCGGTGGTGCAGCTGCGGGTCGATCCGATGGCGATCACGGCGGGCAAGCGCGCGACGTTCAGCCTGCTGGTGGAGAACACGGGCAACACAGCGATCCGGGGCTTCCTCGCGGGCGACGACCCGGAGAACCAGGTGCGGTTCGACTTCGAGCCCGCGCACGTCTCGCTCGCGCCGGGCCAGCACAGCGTGCTCGACATGCGTGCCTCCGCCAAACGGCACTTCCTCGGCACGCCGACCGTCCGCAGCCTGTCGGTGTACCTCGACGAGATCGCCCCGGACGCGTTCCTCGAACCACCGCCCGCGCAACCGGCGTCCGGCGAGGAGCGCGAGCCGTTGGCCGGCGCGACCTTCATCCAGAAGTCGGTGATGTCCCGCAGCGCGCTGTCCCTGCTCGGCCTGCTGTTCGCGGCGACCGTCTTCGCGGTCGTGATCACCATCGCACTGTCCCGGCTCGTCGCGCAGTCGACGGCCGACCGCAACCTCGCGCTGCAGGTCGCGGCGGCCAAGAACAACGCCGCGACCACCGGCCAGTCCGGTGTCTCCGGTGTCGTCTCGCTGCTCACCTCGGGCAAGCCGGTCGCCGGGGTGACCGCGAGCGTGTTCGCCACCTCGGACACCACCACGCCGGTCGCGACGACCGCGACGAACGCGAAGGGCGCCTACAGCGTCACCGATCTGCCGGCCGGCAAGTACCTGCTCAGCTTCCGCGGCGCCGGCTTCGTGCAGATCTGGTACCCCGGTGCGGTGAACGCCGCGGACGCCACCACGATCACGCTGGCGGCCGGCCAGGTCCAGGGCGGGTTGAACGTCAGCCTCGGCGGCGTGCCGGCATCGATCAGCGGAACCGTCGTCGGCGACGACGTCTCGGCCGCAACCCTGTTCCTCGAGACGCTGCCGGGCGGCGCAACCACCGACGCGGCGGCCGGCCGGCCGCTGGGAACCGCGCCCGTACCGGTGACCCCGCCGGACAACGGTGGCGCGGTCGTGCAGCGCGTTCCTATCGGGTCCGACGGCTCGTTCTCACTGGCCAACGTGCCGTCGCCGAGCGTGTACGAACTTGTCGTGGTGAAGACCGGGTACGCGACGTCGACGCAACGGATCGACGTCGGGGCCGGGGAGACGCGCACCGGCGTGCACCTGACGCTGAGCAAGGGCGACGGGCTGATCTCCGGCACGATCACCTCGCAGGACGGCCCGCTCGCCGACGTCACGGTCACCGCGACCGCCGGCCAGCAGACCGCGAGCACCGTCTCGCTCACCGGCGCCCACGCCGGTACCTTCACGCTGCGCCAGTTGCCGACGCCGGCCACGTTCACCCTGGTCGCGAGCGCGGCGGGGTTCGCCTCGCAGACGGTCACGCTGAGCCTGGGATCCGGGCAGAAGCTCGCCGGCGTGTCGATCACGCTGAACAAGTCGTCCGCGTCGCTGCACGGCGTGGTGAGCCTGCTGCCGCGGAACGAACGCGCGGCCGGGGTGGGCGTCACCGTCACCGACGGCCAGCTCACCGTCCAGACCGCCACCGAGAGCAAGGGCAACATCGGCTCGTGGGTGGTCGGCGGGCTCGCGGTGCCCGGGACCTACACGGTCACCTTCGCCCGCAGTGACCTGCAGTCGCAGACCGTGTCGGTGTCGCTGGACGCGGCAGGCAACCTCACCCCCGGTTCGCTCGGCGCGCAGATCACCTCGTCCGGCATTGCGGTGAGCATGACCCCGGCAACCGCTACGGTCTGGGGACAGATCAGCCAGCCGGGGGGCGGGCACGTGTGCGACACGAGCACCAATGCACTGGGTGAGGCCACCATCAGCCTGAGCTCGGGGGCGAGCACCTATTCGGTGACCTCGGCCAGCGTGGCCCCGAACTGTGGCATGTACCGGATCGAGCAGATCCCGCCGGGTACCTACACGCTCGCCGTCAGCGCCGGCAGCGGAACCAGCCCGAGCGCGCAGGTCATCACGCTCGTCGCGGGCCAGTCGCTGCACCGCAACGTGCCGCTGGCCCCGCCTGCCTCGATGTCCGGGACCGTCGTCGGCTGTACCACCGGGCCGTGCCTGAACTGGACCGTCTTCCTGTACCGGCAGGCCGACTACCCGACCACACTCGCGGCCACCACTCAGACCGACGGCGCCACGGGCCGATTCGAGTTCGACAACCTCGAAGCGGGTACCTACATCGTCGCCGTCGGCTCCACCGGCGATCCGGCCAACGCCACGACGACCGAGCAGGTGACGGTGGAACCGAGCAAGCCACACGACGGCGTCGTGATCACGGTGACCTCGTGA